In Papaver somniferum cultivar HN1 chromosome 9, ASM357369v1, whole genome shotgun sequence, the genomic stretch atAGGAACTTTTTATTGGATGTCCAAACTCTTAGAGTAAACAAGTAGTAATAGATACCCTCTCTCCTCTCTCTGTCCCTTAACAGAAGAACAAAGTTTTCTCGTCGGAAACACCACTTGCTCAAATCTGGTCTGTTTTGGATCGGATTTGAGTGGGAATCTCATCTCCTTTTATTACTTATCACTAGATCTTTGTTATCATAAGGTTATATATGTTTTCAAAAATTCTttacaaacaacaaaaaaaaacctagaacAAAAACCGCCCCCATCTTCTCTCACAAATACCGACCCCCTGCCGTCTTCTGTGGGGCCATCgagacccacaaaaaaaaaaaactctggcGGTTTTGCCGTAGTCAGTTTTCTCGGTCGTAAAGAGTTACTGATATGTTTTTCTCTTATCATTTGATAAGTTTTGTGCACATTTATGGTGATTTTATCTCCTCTACTATAGAGGTTTATCTCGGCTTTGATGGTCGTTTTTTGGGTACTATGGGTTTTAAAATCACTTGAAATGCATTCCAACTACGAGATCCTCATCATTTTTGTCTCCGGCGACGGAATCTTCATCCTTGGATTATCCGGCGACGGAATCTTCAACAATAATATTCTTGACGAGGGGATGTTCAGttttaagagatttgagcaaatcactccaacTTAAGGAGCATTTccttatgaagaagaaaaacaaacaaaacggttggaatttaattccgatAAAAACCATTATTCCACCGATTTAATCGGTTCTTATTCATGCTTGTATTCGTCATGTTCCGTTAATCCTTCTTTTTCTCTTGTCAGATTTTTCGGTTTTGTACCAGTATGGCACGTTCTGATTACTTTGTATTCTATAATTTTCCATTTTAAATCTAATATAACCTtgaatttccattaatgaaagGTTCCtttgttctcaaaaaaaaaaaaaaacgcatcaAACAAATCAGTTGCGGAGCCAAGAGTTGAATAACCCAGGTGTCTAGCACCCTAGAATCATAATAACCATATAAAAGCCCTAAATTTATCTTATAATTTCTATTTGACCAACTTATATTTTGCATTTAGTCCACTATGGTCTTTATGTTTATTTGATTTCCTCTTTATTAGCTCCCCTCAAATAACCTAGCTACAAATGAATTAACTAACAGCGTTAATAAACTTAGACGGTAGTGGGCAACTAGGGCAGGTCTTAACCGTGTAAAATCCGTTAATTTATACACGGTTTGTTTCAtttctctcttctcttctcctctccttatctctcattttcttcttcattcatctTTTTCTGTGTTCTTATCAGAAAAATAATGTAAAGAATCTCAACCTGAAAAAAATGTCAAACAAGAGACTTAATATTGAAGATCTCTGCTTCTCTGCTTGTGGATTTAAACCTTACCCAAAAAGGTAATCCAAGATCTCATTTctggttttgaaaaaaaagaagttttttttttttttttctttcttcagtaGACAATGTAAATCAGGTTATACTTAATGGAATTGATTGTTAAAGTACAGTATTTCCCTCCTGTTTTTGGAGGATTTCAGAAAACATCAGTGTTTCAGGATATGGGTTTTGTTTATATTTAGGATATATTATTAgaaagattgattttttttagggATTTAGAAATAAGAGACACCCCAAAATGATGATTTGGGGGTTtttagatttagggtttgaaaataAATCTGGTTTAATTTCTTTGATTCCAGAAGGTCTTTCTGGAACTGGGTTAGGCTTGGAATTTCCTTTCATCtaggtttttctttgttttttttgttcttcatctGATTAAGCAGATTAAAAATCActtcttgaaaaaaataatttgtttgaTCTTTGTATGTAATTTTGTTGATTGATTGATAATGGTATGATGGatctagggttttggtaaaaGGTTTTATTGATTTTTGTTGATTGTTGTTTTGGTGGGACTGTTTAATCCCACCATTACTAGCAAGAAAAAACTCTGGTTCAAAGGAAAATGACTGAAGCTCTTTTAAGAAGAACATTGATAATGGAAAATCACCAGCCATCAACACTATTATCTATGGATTCACGTGTCGGTTCACACGAAGAATTAGATAGAGAGATGAATCGGCAGATCATTCTTTCACGGCCGCCTGATATTAATCTGCCGTTGTCTGCTGAACCaagcccaccaccaccacaactatGGAATCCTGATAATGATATCGTCTTAGATGTTCATCTAGGACCTCAAGCTTATGAAACAGAAGCGTTACTCCATTTACCGAAAGTTGTGCGGAAATGTGCAAAGAGGGTTGATAGCATCTGGGGAGCTTGGTTTTTCTTTAATTTCTATTTCAAGCCTGTTTTGAATGAGAAGTCCAAGGGGAAGATTAGTAGAGATGTGAATGGTATTTGTGGGTTTGATAAAACGGATCTCCAGCTCGACGTGTTCTTGGTTCAGCATGATATGGAGAATATGTATATGTGGGTCTTCAAGGAAAGACCTGAGAATGCGTTGGGGAAGATGCAGCTGCGGAGTTACATGAATGGGCACTCTCGTCAAGGAGAGCGTCCGTTTCCGTTCAGTGTGGACAAGGGTTTTGTTCGATCTCACAGAATGCAGCGGAAACACTACAGGGGACTTTCTAATCCACAGTGTGTTCATGGAATCGAGATTGTGCGTTCGCCCAATCTTAACTGTCTGAATGATGAAGAAAGGAAAAGATGGATGGAGCTCACTGGGCGTGATATGAACTTCTTGATTCCTCACGAAGCCAGTGATTTTGGGTCTTGGAGGAACCTTCCGAACACTGATTTTGAGCTTGAGAGGCCTCCTGCGTCTAAGGCAGCTGCTGGTCATCCTAATCAGAGGAGATTGCTTAATGGGTCTGGTTTGAATTTGGCAACGTCACCACCAAACCAGGCTAATGGAGATGCGATGGATCTTTCGCCAGTTAGTAACAAGCGGAGGAAGGATTTCTTCCCTCATGGAAGTGATGACGACAATTTGTCAAATAATGCTCCTGCTGATCGTGTGCAAGTTATGGAGATCCACCCTGTTGAACCTACCTGGTTGAATGGATTTAATGCGACGCAGAGGAATAACACCCATGGACCTGTTGCTGCAAAAACTATATATGAGGATGAAGAAGGTTATTTGATTGTTGTTAGCTTGCCTTTTACGGATTTACAAAAGGTAAAAGTCTCATGGAGGAACACTCTTACTTGTGGCATCGTCAAGATATCATGTGTTAGCACTGCAAGAATGCCATTTATCAAACGGAACGACAGGACATTCAAACTTGCAGATCCATCACCAGAGCACTGTCCACCAGGCGAATTTGTTAGGGAAATCCAGCTGGCAACACGAATTCCAGAAGATGCAAAGCTTGAGGCTTACTTTGATGAGTCTGGAACGGTGCTGGAGATCATGGTGCCTAAACATCGCGTTGGACCAGAAGAACATGAGGTTCGTGTTTGTCTTCGACCTCATCTTGGTACCAATGACCTTCTATTAACTTAATAGAAttattatttaaattttaagaacTGTAAGGCAGGAAGGGATGATCAAAAATGGTTTGTATTTTCATTCTTTGCTAAATTCATACCATAAAGTCGATTATTAAATGGAAATTTCATCCTTTCAATATGTGTTCATTGTCGTGCATCTGTTCTTATCTGTATGGTAATATCTACATGTTTGAATTTGTCATCTGTTCTGAAAGTGTATATAGTGTCTTCTACCTTAATGCATCACTTCTTTCCGTATCCTAGGTTCTCATGTTATGCTTTGTACACCCTGACACACTCTTTTCTTCCATTTCGGACATGTTTCACCTTATTTTGGAACTTTTCCTTTTTCAAGTTTTAGGTAGGATTTGAGTTTATCTTACAACTTCAAGTAGACCAAATGAAGCAGTAGGGATTCCACAAGAATAAAGTTCCTAACAGTGACATCCTCCTCCTCCAACTTCCACTACATCAACTTccctcatgttttttttttccttgcatCTGAGTCGTCAGGATTTGACTGAAATCACCTAATTCATCTGGATTGGACTCAACATGTTGGTTTTTATAACAACACCGGACTCATCTGATTCAAAAATGTGGGAGTCAATGCTCTGTCCCACTAGTCAGGAGTATTCAAAAATCTGACTCAAACTAAAAATTTTGTTCCCCGACTTAAGTCTGAGTCAGGTACCGACTCAAACTAAAAAAT encodes the following:
- the LOC113308840 gene encoding uncharacterized protein LOC113308840, which translates into the protein MTEALLRRTLIMENHQPSTLLSMDSRVGSHEELDREMNRQIILSRPPDINLPLSAEPSPPPPQLWNPDNDIVLDVHLGPQAYETEALLHLPKVVRKCAKRVDSIWGAWFFFNFYFKPVLNEKSKGKISRDVNGICGFDKTDLQLDVFLVQHDMENMYMWVFKERPENALGKMQLRSYMNGHSRQGERPFPFSVDKGFVRSHRMQRKHYRGLSNPQCVHGIEIVRSPNLNCLNDEERKRWMELTGRDMNFLIPHEASDFGSWRNLPNTDFELERPPASKAAAGHPNQRRLLNGSGLNLATSPPNQANGDAMDLSPVSNKRRKDFFPHGSDDDNLSNNAPADRVQVMEIHPVEPTWLNGFNATQRNNTHGPVAAKTIYEDEEGYLIVVSLPFTDLQKVKVSWRNTLTCGIVKISCVSTARMPFIKRNDRTFKLADPSPEHCPPGEFVREIQLATRIPEDAKLEAYFDESGTVLEIMVPKHRVGPEEHEVRVCLRPHLGTNDLLLT